The Kluyvera intermedia genome window below encodes:
- a CDS encoding BMC domain-containing protein, whose translation MKEALGLIETKGLVACIEAADAMCKAANVELIGYENVGSGLVTAMVKGDVGAVNAAVDSGVEAAKRIGEVVTSRVIARPHNDIEKIASQHKA comes from the coding sequence ATGAAAGAAGCGCTTGGTCTGATTGAAACCAAAGGTCTGGTGGCCTGTATCGAAGCGGCAGATGCGATGTGCAAAGCGGCAAACGTCGAGCTGATTGGCTATGAAAACGTCGGTTCTGGCCTCGTAACCGCGATGGTTAAGGGCGATGTCGGCGCAGTGAATGCGGCGGTGGACTCCGGCGTGGAAGCGGCAAAACGTATCGGTGAAGTGGTGACCTCTCGCGTGATTGCGCGTCCACATAACGACATCGAAAAAATCGCGTCGCAGCACAAAGCATGA